In Pangasianodon hypophthalmus isolate fPanHyp1 chromosome 3, fPanHyp1.pri, whole genome shotgun sequence, a single genomic region encodes these proteins:
- the sfxn4 gene encoding sideroflexin-4 gives MEPNLEYWHNNGKSFLSRLRIWLNILDPSSILSSDSEIENARSLIRREGKQLKNEKVSNAWILSLSSVHADTGEPISAVFRPQAFLPVSAPLIIASFVPHKGVTPALFWQFMLQSYCAGFNQANRNATATPENKPSMKQALLITGTVAYSTFAGALPQIIIQRLAISSRSAQAFCRSVLPIPLSACLAAFSVFVVRSEESENGIKVFDSNGNSVGVSKEAGFKAVKETAISRATLFGTTAVVPNLLVFLLKRAKLAQRNPMMLAPVRHISTAIVFGLMIPVSFSLFPQLGKIKKEHVEKELQSLTDDGELFYHRGL, from the exons ATGGAACCCAATTTGGAATACTGGCATAACAACGGGAAG TCTTTCCTAAGCAGACTTCGCATCTGGTTGAATATTCTTGACCCCAGCTCTATCCTGTCCTCTGAT AGTGAAATTGAAAATGCTCGTTCTCTGATCAGAAGGGAAGGGAAGCAGCTAAAGAATGAAAAG gTCTCCAATGCCTGGATTCTTTCTCTT TCCTCTGTGCATGCTGATACTGGAGAGCCGATTTCCGCTGTGTTTCGTCCACAAG CTTTTCTGCCTGTATCAGCTCCTCTG ATCATAGCAAGTTTTGTGCCACATAAAGGAGTGACACCTGCCCTGTTTTGGCAG TTTATGCTGCAGAGCTACTGTGCAGGTTTCAACCAGGCCAACAGAAATGCAACAGCCACGCCG GAGAACAAGCCCTCAATGAAACAGGCTCTTCTTATCACCGGAACAGTGGCATATTCAACATTTGCAGGG GCCCTTCCTCAAATTATAATCCAGCGCCTGGCAATCAGCAGTCGTTCAGCTCAGGCCTTCTGTAGGTCAGTGCTGCCAATTCCTCTGTCAG CTTGTTTGGCTGCCTTCAGCGTCTTCGTAGTGAGAAGTGAGGAATCAGAGAATGGAATAAAAGTCTTTGACTCCAATGGGAATTCAGTTGGTGTCTCAAAGGAAGCTGGATTCAAG GCTGTAAAGGAGACTGCTATATCTCGAGCAACTCTTTTTGGTACCACTGCAGTTGTTCCTAATCTACTGGTCTTCCTTCTCAAGAG GGCAAAGTTGGCCCAAAGAAACCCAATGATGCTTGCTCCTGTCAGACACATCAGCACTGCCATTGTCTTTGGCTTGATGATCCCTGTGTCCTTCAGTCTGTTTCCACAACTTGGCAAG attaaaaagGAGCATGTAGAAAAGGAGCTGCAAAGCTTAACAGATGATGGGGAGCTGTTTTACCACAGAGGTCTCTAA
- the dennd10 gene encoding DENN domain-containing protein 10 isoform X1, whose translation MAVSETELMLSVGLIEKDVNADTLWVWCFPAVSAELREVLMRKCCLSRDSAELHAFVFGQYRRSWYYLTTAEVQEPTALSKVTHFTIVITAKDFNPEKYAAFSRVLCRIYMKHGSPVKMMEGYIAVLTKGICQSDENGSFLIKDYDVRKAFLAGSIKDVVSQFGMETIILYTALMLKKRIVIYHPRVEALLEFSRALPALTWHRKDWSILHPYVHLEDRELDNLRSCSGYVAGFVDPEVINRSDLFDVFVNLPDNEITIAQHAKEAMAMGKLHKEIGHLIVQSAEDADRTDIQVIKDISVKTKEILSNLVSLAEEGDDAKLTLDTLKRRHLPPATENFLFHLAGAEQLLKI comes from the exons ATGGCAGTGTCTGAGACTGAGCTGATGTTGAGCGTCGGATTGATCG AGAAGGACGTGAACGCGGACACGCTGTGGGTTTGGTGTTTCCCAGCAGTCAGCGCCGAGCTGCGTGAGGTCTTGATGCGGAAGTGCTGTTTGTCCCGCGACTCTGCGGAGCTGCACGCCTTCGTGTTCGGTCAGTACCGCCGGAGCTGGTACTACCTCACCACCGCCGAGGTCCAGGAGCCCACCGCCCTCAGCAAG GTTACGCATTTCACTATAGTTATTACAGCGAAGGATTTCAACCCTGAAAAGTATGCTGCATTCAGTCGAGTTCTGTGTAG GATTTACATGAAGCATGGCAGTCCAGTGAAGATGATGGAAGGCTACATTGCTGTCCTAACAAAGGGCATCTGTCAAAGCGATGAGAACGGCTCCTTCCTCATCAAGGACTATGATGTTAGAAAAGCCTTTTTGGCTGGATCCATTAAAG ATGTGGTGTCTCAGTTTGGAATGGAGACCATCATCCTGTACACAGCACTGATGCTGAAGAAAAGGATTGTGATCTACCATCCTCGCGTCGAGGCTCTGCTAGAGTTCTCAAG AGCTCTTCCAGCCCTGACATGGCATAGGAAAGATTGGTCCATTCTCCACCCATATGTTCATCTGGAGGACAGAGAGTTGGACAACCTCAGATCATGTTCAG GGTATGTTGCAGGCTTTGTGGATCCCGAGGTTATCAACAGATCGGATCTCTTCGATGTTTTCGTTAATCTTCCAGACAATGAGATCACCATAGCTCAACATGCAAAAG AGGCTATGGCTATGGGAAAACTGCATAAGGAGATCGGCCACTTGATTGTCCAGTCTGCAGAGGACGCTGATCGCACAGACATTCAAGTTATCAAG GATATCTCTGTGAAGACTAAGGAGATCCTTAGTAACTTGGTGTCCCTTGCTGAGGAAGGGGACGACGCAAAGCTGACGCTGGACACACTGAAGCGACGTCACCTTCCTCCAGCAACCGAGAACTTCCTCTTCCACTTAGCTGGAGCTGAGCAGCTCCTGAAGATCTAA
- the dennd10 gene encoding DENN domain-containing protein 10 isoform X2: MKHGSPVKMMEGYIAVLTKGICQSDENGSFLIKDYDVRKAFLAGSIKDVVSQFGMETIILYTALMLKKRIVIYHPRVEALLEFSRALPALTWHRKDWSILHPYVHLEDRELDNLRSCSGYVAGFVDPEVINRSDLFDVFVNLPDNEITIAQHAKEAMAMGKLHKEIGHLIVQSAEDADRTDIQVIKDISVKTKEILSNLVSLAEEGDDAKLTLDTLKRRHLPPATENFLFHLAGAEQLLKI; the protein is encoded by the exons ATGAAGCATGGCAGTCCAGTGAAGATGATGGAAGGCTACATTGCTGTCCTAACAAAGGGCATCTGTCAAAGCGATGAGAACGGCTCCTTCCTCATCAAGGACTATGATGTTAGAAAAGCCTTTTTGGCTGGATCCATTAAAG ATGTGGTGTCTCAGTTTGGAATGGAGACCATCATCCTGTACACAGCACTGATGCTGAAGAAAAGGATTGTGATCTACCATCCTCGCGTCGAGGCTCTGCTAGAGTTCTCAAG AGCTCTTCCAGCCCTGACATGGCATAGGAAAGATTGGTCCATTCTCCACCCATATGTTCATCTGGAGGACAGAGAGTTGGACAACCTCAGATCATGTTCAG GGTATGTTGCAGGCTTTGTGGATCCCGAGGTTATCAACAGATCGGATCTCTTCGATGTTTTCGTTAATCTTCCAGACAATGAGATCACCATAGCTCAACATGCAAAAG AGGCTATGGCTATGGGAAAACTGCATAAGGAGATCGGCCACTTGATTGTCCAGTCTGCAGAGGACGCTGATCGCACAGACATTCAAGTTATCAAG GATATCTCTGTGAAGACTAAGGAGATCCTTAGTAACTTGGTGTCCCTTGCTGAGGAAGGGGACGACGCAAAGCTGACGCTGGACACACTGAAGCGACGTCACCTTCCTCCAGCAACCGAGAACTTCCTCTTCCACTTAGCTGGAGCTGAGCAGCTCCTGAAGATCTAA